Part of the Nicotiana sylvestris chromosome 2, ASM39365v2, whole genome shotgun sequence genome, TGGTATTTTCGAGCGAAGTATCAATGCTTCTTTTATTACCATTGTGCCTAAAAAAGAAGGCTCATCCTTTATCTAGAGATTACAGGCCTATTAGTCTTGTAGGGAGCACTTACAAGATTATATCTAAAGTGCTATCCAACAGACTAAAGAAGGTCCTTGATGTGACTGTCTCGTCACCGCAGAACGCGTTTGTGGAAGGTAGGCAGATCCTGGATGCCGCCTTGGCGGCGAATGAACTTGTGGACTCCAGAAGGAAAATAGAGAACATGGATTACTATGCAAGCTGGATCTTGAGAAAGGCATTTTACCATGTCAATTGGGATTTTCTGGATTTCATCATGATGCGGATGGGTTTTGGGGCAAGATGGAGGGGATGGATAAAAGTTCTGCATTTCCTCAGTCAGATTCTCACTCCTGGTAAATGGTAGCCCGTGCGGTTTCTTTGGCAGCTCCAGGGGACTCAGACAAGGCGATCCCCTATCCCCAAAGTTATTCATTCTAGTGATGGATGCTCTGAGCAGAATGATGGATCGTGCGGCGACAGGTGGTTTTTTGATAGGATTCTCAGCTCCAATTGGAGCTATCAGCGACCGAAGAGTATCTCATTTGCTTTTTGCCGATGACACTCTGGTTTTCTGTGATGCCAATATGGATTAATTGACAAATTTGAAGCAGATGATTCCAGATTGTATCCGGACTCAAAATCAACCTCGGCAAGTGCGAGATTTTCCCGGTGGGTGAGGTTGCTAACATCGATGCTCTGTCCTATGTTCTCGGTTGCAAGGTGGGCTCCCTTCCCACTACTTACCTGTGACTTCCCTTAGGATCCTTGTACAAAGATACTGCAGTTTGGACTCCAGTGATCGAAAGAGTGGAGAAAAAATTAGCAGGCTGGCAGAAATAGTATTTGTCAAAAGGAGGTAAGGAAGTGCTTTATCGAGTATCCCCCACCTACTACTTGTCGCTGTTGCAAGCCCCTGCGAACATCATAGAAAAACTGGAGCGACTACAAAGGAACTTTCTCTGTGACGCGGCAGATGGCACTAGAAAGTTTCATCTAGTGAATTGGGAGACAGTAACCACCCCAAAGAAGTGGGGTGGACTTGGAGTAAAAGACCTCCGGATATTTAACAGAGCATTGCTGGGAAAGTGGATGTGGAGATTCGGGGTAGAAGAAAATGCTCTATGGAGAGAGGTAGCAGTAGAAAAGTACGATTCCACAGTAGGGGGTTGGGGGACCAAGGCAATCACAGCGCCTTTCGGATGCGGCATGTGGATGAGCATTATGAAGAGTTGAGAAGCATTCAATGCAAACATAACTTACAGGATGGGCGATGGAAGGAGAATAAGCTTTTGGAATCAAAGGTGGTGTGGAGAGAATACTCTGAGGGCCTCTTTCCCTAACGTCTTCAGTGTCGCAAACCAGAAGGAAATGACAGTTCAACAGATTCGCATGGAGCATGAAGGGGTGGTAGTGTGGGACCTATCTTTTAGAAGGAACATGCAAGATTGGGAGATCGAGGAACTCTAAGACCTATTGGCACTACTATACGGGCAAGGCACGCACCACCAATCTAGTGATTCTCGGAGATGGGGGTTGCGTGCTGATGGTTTGTTCACCGTCAAGTCTTTCTACCAGAGTTTGCTTGTGAGGGGGGAGACCACTTTTCCTTACTCATCTATATGGATCCCTAAAGCGCCCACGAAGGTGTTTTTTTTTGCATGGTTAGCAGCGTGGGGTGTGATCTTGACAGCAGAAAATCTCCGCAAGCGAGGAATTACACTTGTGAGTTGGTGCTACATGTGCAAAAACGCAGGGGAAGAACTGGATCATCTTTTGTTGCACTGCCGTGTCTCCTCGACCTTGTGGAGGGTTATATTACATCTTTTTGGTGTCCAATGGGTGATGCCAAGCACTGTTAAGGAAATGCTACAGAGCCGGGCAGGTCTACGCAGGCGAAGAAAACAAAAGGCGTGGAAGTTCGCACCGCTAgctctcatgtggatagtttggAGGGAGCGAAATAGGAGAGTTTTTGAAGGAATTGAATTACCTTTTTCAAATATTAGTAATAGTCTTTTATCTTTGCTTGCTTATTGGTGTACTCATGTAGCCCCACTTGTGTGGACCTTTGGGCGtcttttgtagagaatcatgttcTGATGTAAATTCTCTATTTTTCTGTGTAACTCTGTTAAAAGggaattttccctttctattggattaatacaatttaccttatcaaaaaaaaaaataaaatcttttgATGACTATGTTGATGCTTATTATTCATGCTGATGCTGCTGATGGAAATCACTGATGCTCGCGCTGGAACTTAATAAAGCTCTAATGACAATGTCATCCTCACAATACTGACCAACAACAATATGGAGCTCCTCTTTATACCGatcaaagattttttttttttttttggagctCCTCCTTGTACTTGCCTTTCTGTCCCCAGCTCCCCAGCAAATGCTTCTGGTAAATATTTTAGTTGTTTTGGAAGTTTGAGGAAGGGGTCAAATAATTCCTTTCTCGGCCTTTTGGCTAAGATGAAGTGGTCGAAGAAAAATACAAGTATCTTGCATTAGGGTGAATTTATTTTTCTGCTTCCAATTACCCAGGTCATTGCTGCCATTTGACCTATCCTTTCACAGGGTGGAGCTAAGCCTGGTCCTCCAGATGTCACACTTTGATCTCTTAGTTGAAGTTGTTTGTGTACCTAGAATGAGCTTACTGAATTGGTATTTTTCCATCCTAGGCCTCGTGTAAGTTATACAGCTGAGCCACTAATATGCTAGCTATGGTCAAGGTAAATAGGAAGGTGAGTGATGGCCCTATCTAAGAGTGTTTCCCTGTGATCTTGGGGAATTCTTTTCTATAATTGACAGTTTATGTATCGGTAATTTTCTCACTTTCATGTTTTGCCCCATTGAAATTGCTTACACTGACCGGATGAACAATATCAAAGCAAAAAATGCACCCCTCCTCCTGCACAAacaaaaaataggaaaagaaaaagaatagaaaggaaaaaagaagattGTGTATCCATATTAGATAACCTCTTAAACAAAATGTGGTGCACTTTAAAAAACTCTCTTGCAGACGTAGAAGCAAGCCAATGATACTGTCGACATTGTGAAATGCTcttcatttttactttttttaattttattttagaatATTTCCTAATTTTAATAGTATCATTGGCTTGATTTGTGTGTATGCATAAGAGTTTTTTTGTTTTCATCACATATTGTCattaagtaaaattgttttcttaATTTTGACTTCATATTCATATTTGATCAGACCCCAAAtcctgcctggcctccaccttcACTTTTCCATCCTCTGCAGCCTGAAAGAATTAAAGACGTCAATAATTGGAATCCAATAGCTGGTTCTGGTCCTGTTCCATGGCGACAAGCACCAAGTTTATTTAATGGTTCCGCCATTCAAAATGAGTTGCAGCCCAGGACACCCTTTCTTGATGCCACAGGCAGCATCGACAGACTTTGTCTTGGTGAGAGACCGTCTGCCTTGTCCTCCGACAACAGCAGGAAGGACTCTTGTGAAAAGTTGATGAATGGAAAGCTGAAGATTGGTGTACCAGGAACACTTGAAAATGGATATGCTGGTACTGATATTCACTTACCAcatagatttttttttaaaaactggaAATGCTCTTGGTTTACTCATATCTAAGATGTTCTACTACAGTGATAATTACAGGTTTAGGCTGTTCTAATATGGAGTAACCATTGTCTTACAGGTCTTAATCATGAGGAGCCCCCTAAGTCTTGTATAAGTGGTCCACCACAATTATCTTATGCAAAGAATGATCTTTCTGCTCCCAGTTTTTCTTTGACTATCGGTTCTTCTTGCAAAAATGAACCAACTGATCACAGTAAGGTGTCTATTAGTCTCCAACAACAAACCACACTTTCGACTCCATTGGGGAAGCAGCTTGGTGGTCATGCTACAGTGGATTACGCTGGAGAGACTCAAGTCCGCAATTCGAAAACCCGTGTAGATGGGAGAGGAAAGCATCATTTACTTCCTCGTTACTGGCCTCGCATAACGGATGAAGAACTACAACAAATATCTGGAGAGTATCCTTTGTTTTTAAAGGACCTTTTGAACTAATGGAGATGTCTTAATGAAATAATTTCCTGTGGTTATATTATGCATGGTTGTACAATATAAAATTCGTTTGGGATGCACTGCGTCTTTGCTGATAGCTAATGCATCTGGTGCAATGCTCGTTTGCCAAAATTACATGGATATGTTTATTCGCCAAGTGGCTGGGTGCAAGTCAGCTAATTGTTTACAATCTTGACAATGCTTTAGCTCAAATTCTGTAATTACTCCTTTGTTTGAAAAGATGCTAAGTGCTAGTGACGCTGGCAGGATAGGACGGTTAGTATTGCCGAAGAAATGTGCTGAGGTGAGCTCCTTTGCTCTACTCTTTTTTCTTTCCAGATCTGTTATTCCTTCCAGATTGAACAAATCCAAGAAAAAACTTGGTTATTGAAACATTAGAATATCTAAGAAAAATTTTGTATTCAATAGGGGTTAGAAAATACAAGTGTTCTATCAAATGACTTCCTGTTTGGACAATATTTGGGTGAATTTAAAAAAATTTGTATATGAAGCTGAAAAAGTGTATTTGGAAGTTAAatttgtgtttggacatgaatttcACTTAGAGAGAAGTAGAAGTTTTGTGAGCAAAAAACAACCTATATATCACCTGAAATACTCAGCAGTTTTTCGACTTCAGATTcttatttcaagttgaagttgaaatAATGAACAAAATTGGAAAACATTGATTTGCAAATAATATTTCTGTATTTGCAAATAAGTGTATATCCAAATGCCTTAATGGTTGCTTTTGTTTTGTAGGAAGGGTGTGGTAGTGAAAGTACATCGAGTGAGTTGCGTGTGTCTCTGTAATCTAGGAAGGGCTCCTGTGCGCATGCCTTTCCCTAAGGGGTAAAGGCACACAAGTGAACTAGAAAATAATTCTAACTACTTTGGGCCAGGGGTGGTATAGGATTTGCTCGTCTTTGATAAATCTATTTCATTATTTCTGTTCACGGTATATAGCTTTTGATATTGTCTCCTAGTACCAATTCTTTGCTGAAGTTCTTGCTTTCTCCATTCGTAAGCTGGTTGAGAAAAAAATTCACCGATCAAATTCGTTGAGGATTATTGCGTAATTGATTAATCTATGCATATTTTCTCCCTTTTAACTGAAAGGTATCACATTCTTTTCCTGTTCTGACAAAGTTTTTCTTTGATGAAGGCCTATTTTCCACCAATTTCTAATCCAGAAGGGCTGCCTCTCAAGGTGCAAGATCTGAAAGGGAAGGAATGGATGTTTCAGTTCAGATTTTGGCCTAATAATAACAGTCGTATGTATGTCTTGGAAGGGGTGACTCCTTGTATACAGTCGATGCAATTGCAAGCAGGTGACATAGGTAATTTCATCTGTTCTACAACTAATTATTTTCTAGTTTATCTTCCTTGATGGATCTGGTGGGGAAGGTGAGAAAGATTGCTCTTAACGAAAGAGAAAGATTTTTGTCGTTAGAGCGTAGTGgcttatttgatattttgattgtTTGGGTGGCTAACTATTAAACTGCCATTCTTGGCTTGTGATATCAGTAGGAAATTGTCTGTAGGCCTTAAATTCgtttacttttcttaatttctgTCCGCGTGTTAGAGGCATCTTGCTGACTGAGTGTGTTTTTTCCATCAGTAACATTCAGTAGGATAGAGCCAGAAGGAAAGTTGGTCATGGGGTGCAGAAAGGCCTCAACTACTCTTACAGCAGATCAGGTTTGCCAATTCCTAATTAGTAGCTTCTTCGCCTCCTCATGGTGTACTGTCTTAATTTACAAGCTCTGAGATTATCTGGAAACAAAAGTTAAGACCTCTACGCTAAAAAAATTAAACCTTGGCTAACAAGAAAAGCATGTCAGAATAGGGATAATAAACCATATGGATCCTTTCTGCAATTTCTTTCTGATTTCAACACTTTTATGTGTCTCAGTTAGTCATGGTGCTCATCGGGTATAGATTCTGAGCTTCTCATGTCTCTTTTGGAAAGCTGTTGAATTCAGACCTCCATTTGTTCTTACTTGGTCTTCTATTAACAGGGAAGTGAAGCTTGCAGTAACAGTAACGGTGTTGTTACAAATGGGAATGTCAATACTCAAAGTACCAAGTTCTCTGAAGAAGTTCTGGCAAATTCTACTAAAAAAGGCTTTTCATCAACCACTCATGTTGCTCCAGCAGATTCAACAATTGGCTGGGCTGAAACTAAATTGTCCGATGATATGGCTATGGAATTTTTAGGAAACAATCGTTCTATTCGTTGTAAGAGGAAGAGTAGCACCCTGGGTTCAAAAAGCAAACGCTTGAGGATTGACAATGAGGACTTAGTAGAGCTGAAGGTCACAGTGGTGCAAGCCCAAGGGTTGATGCGTCCACCTTCAAGTGATGCTCCTACAGTAATCGTGATAGAAGGCTGTGAGTTTGAAGAATACGAGGTACCATGGTTTTTAGCAGTTTATTGTCTACCAATTCTTGCTGGTTATAGATCTGAAGTTCTAAGTTGCTATGTGCTTTTGCATATAACTAGGATAGATGATCAGTTTTCTTTGTTATGCATGCTTTATGGTGTTTGTAAGCACTCTCTTGATTTTTCCATTCAGAAGATGTGCAGCTATCACTTCCTGCTGGAAATGTGAATCACATATTTCTTTCCAAGGTTCCGTAAGAAATACTCCCCCCAACCCACCCCAACCCACACAACACacaccaaaaaaaagaaaagtattGAAATAGTGTATGCATTGGAAGCATAGGGTATATCACATTGAAAATGGGGGGAGGGGGGGCACCTAAAAGAGTCTTATCAGTTTGGATCCAAGGGGCCAATACTGACAGCTGAGAACTTGAGAAGGAGGAGGATTACATATGTTAGATTGTGCTTTATGCGTGGATGCTTGAGCGAAGTCGTGGGATCCCATCCTGTTGCATTTTCAGGTGCAACATGATTGTATGGTTAGTATTGAACTGGTTCGGAGTACAATGAATGATGCTGGACCTGTGAAGGATGTACTGCATATCTGAGCAATATTGCGTTCCTAGCCCCTTGTGTGGTCCTGTTGAAGGAGAGAAGTTGGAGAGGTTTTGTGGGGTTGGAAATGACTTTGTACATTTGAGAAATAGCCTCTTGTTCTTTGTTAACTTTAGTGCGCCCATTAAGTCTTTGTTTGTATAGAAGATTGTGTCTCTTTTGTTGAGAACCATATTCTATGTATGCTCTCTACTTTGTGCTATGCTGCTAGATGTGGGAGTTTACCGACATTGATAAAATCACCTACCTTATACAAAAAATTGGGGGTAAACCGGTAAAGGCCAATATATAGTCCAATATACTTTATCTTCCATAGCACCACAAATTAAAACCACGAGGGGCACCACTTGATGgatatacttatttttgaaagttttaaGTGTCTTCTATATACACATATATAGCATAATAAACCTTGTGTGCTGGAAACCTTATATGCTGGATCCCCCTCTGCTTCTGTTCTCATTGGACTTTGAAATCTGCATTGCTTCTAAATCATTATGTCAAGGCAATGCTGCTTCCAATTGAGTACTATCAGTATTTTTACTGTGTGAGCTTTCCGGAGCCCCACTTCTCTGGCTGGCCCATCTAAAACTGGCTTGTGTGAGGACTTTGAGGAGGACTCCTACttcagaaaaaaaagaaggaactCAAGGTATGCAGACACTTATTATGTCACCAAAACAAGATGGGATCTAGTGATGACATACTTCTTACTATGCAATGAGTTATGTTTTCAATAATGAAATTATTTGCTTAGTTGATGTTTCGGTTGAGTAATATTCTTCAGTGCTTATTTTACCCTCATTTCTTTCTGAGAGGTTATTGTTGGCATTTCTTTCAGTGGTTGTAAAAACTCAGCAATTATTTTGTAGCTAATACTGAAACGTGCAATATGTGTCCAATCTTCCCTCCACTTGTCAGTTCGTGTTGGTAGTCCTTGTAATATTTGTTACTGATATTAATCCTGTCCTATTTATCCTTGACTTGTTCCTCTTAGCAGGATGCACCAATTATTGGCAGGCCTGCAATCCCTTCTGTGGATCATTTGGGGTAAACTGCTAAACTCTGACTATTAGTTGTATATGCAACTAGCTCTGCATGGTATGTATCAAATTGCATTGAATGAATGAATGCTGATGCTTTATTCATCCTATCCAGTGAAAAAATACAATGGGTACAATGTGAGGACTGTTTCAAGTGGCGAAAAGTTCCTGACAGTGCTCTCCTTCCATCAAGATGGACTTGTTCAGAAAACTCATGGGACTCCGAGAGGTATGATGGAAATTCTTTATTATATCTACAATATGCACTTAAATGACAATAGAATATATGAAGGAACTACCCAAGGCATGATTTTGTGAGTGTAAACGCTGAAGAGGATTGCAATAAGCAATCCCGGGAAGTCCACAACCTCTAGCTCCAGTAATCAGCTTGTTATAAAAAGAGAATGTTCTGTAATGGCGAATCATAGGGATGTCAGAGGTTCTTTGAAAACCGACGGAACCGATAAAtttatttgtaaaaaatatactattacttataatattaagtttaaaaaaatTCTTGGACCTTGGGATGGATCTAGAGGAAAACAGCTACATGTAAAACTCAATCCTACGCTGCTACTATTGAAACTAAATTGATCCAAAATTTTCATTCACAAACTACCAAGGAatattttttcgtttttttccTTCCCCTTTATATCCTTTGTACTATTTGGGTCAAATCTCAAttctattttttcaaaaaattgtaCTGATGCTACCTGTTAGTTATTTAGACTTTATGTCTTTTGAGTTTCAAATTTTCGGTTAACAATTCATCAATTGTTCTAAGATAGAACAATATTTGTTGTTGGTTTGGGAGTGCACAACCTGCAGTAATGCAACCTCTGCCATGTAAATCAAAATCTCGCGTATTACCCTATATTTTATGTTTTATGTTGGAAGAGATTTCTTCCTTACTCTATATTTTATGTGTTGTATTTTTTTTAACAGCGGGATCCTCCTTCAGAATCCCTCTTAAAATAATTGGCGTATGCCACTATTTGCGGCGAGCACATGATATTCTTTAGTTAAAAGGCGAAAGAATAGTTCGCTTTGTGCTCACCGCGTGGCTGAGTTTATGTGTTATATATTAAAACCTGCTATTATCTTATACATAACAAATGAGACATCCTAATAACAGCGTGACTCTTATGCGatgttttaaaactaaattaCTGAAAGTTAACAGAACCTTACCGGTACCATATAGAAACCAAGTTGATTAtgacggtttcgaaaagtctaattttggttatatacAATTGAGTTACCGAAAATTGGTATGGTATAAATTTCTTAAAATAACTGGCCGAACCGAGCCATTGACACCCCTGGTGAATCACTCGTGATCAAATGGACTTCAAATGGTAGATATTGAAAATCGTTGAATATATTGTCATCTGGACACAAATTGATCCTTTCCTTGTTCTGAAGGCCGTCTTAACCTTGCTATCTGGAATTCGCCATTGATGAGGTTTTCTATGTTTGGTTggtctcctctcttctctcagcAGTTTGTCCGTTTAATCAACTCTATAGCATTTTTCTCATGTCACCTCCTGTTTTCTGTTCTTTAAAAAAAGTTGACTTTGAACCAACCTTCATGATATGTTCTTGGCACCTTTGCTAGAATTTTACAACTGAGTGTCCTGCATTATATGAGTATTGATCATTTAAGAACTCCCAGTTTTCCATGTTCTGTGATTGTTGTTCTGCAAATGGCACCTGGCTTTCTTTTGCATTAACGTAGATATCAACTAATGTCAGTTCATTTCCAAAATAGTTTAGTCAATACCTGAATTTCATGCAAGTTTTCAATTGCAATTAAGTTTTGGCTTATGATTTTTCTGCTTTTTAGGTCTGTGTGCTCGGCAGATCAAGAATTAACTGCAGATCATCTGCGAGACCTCCTGCCTCGTATTAATAAAGGCGAGTGTTTTGGTCCCTGTCGGTCATAAATTTCTACACTAGTGAGCCAATACTTTCTgtctttgcctcatattgatcaATCAATTGGGGGCCCTTCAGGTTTGTTGAAATTACATGATCTTTGTGCAGCTGCCAAGAAAATGAAGGCTTCTAAACAGGAAACAGACGTTGAGGCTCTGGATGGGCTTGATGCACTTGCTAATCTCGCTATTCTAGACGAGGGAGAGACTCTTCCAGCATCATCACAGGCCACGACGAAGCACCCACGTCATAGACCTGGGTGTACCTGCATTGTCTGCATTCAGCCCCCAAGTGGAAAAGGTCCTAAGCACAAGCAATCATGTGATTGTATCGTCTGTAAATCAGTAAAGCGTCGTTTCAAAACATTGATGCTGAAGCGTGAAAAAAAGTTATCAGAGAAAGAAGCAGAAGCTGCTTGTCAAAAACTGCAGCCACAATTGGCTGGACAACTGCTTGATGCTGGTGACATTCAAGAATCTAATGATGACGCAGGGCATTTTAGCCCACAGCGGGGAGAGCTGAACAATGAGGGTTATGCGGATGATCCCAATTACCCTAATGAGAAGAAATCTTCTGCTTTGCCATTTAAAGGTGAAATTGACCTGAATGCTAAACCAGAGAGAGATGATGAGCTTTCACCAGGCTCTGATTCTGGCAGCATAATGCGCATACTCCAAGTTGCTGCAGAGCAATATGTCAGGCATTGTGAGAATGGAAGTTTCACGGGTAATCATGAAAATGGAGATGGTACTGGAGAGACAAATCCGAATAATTGTGTTATTGTTGGTGGTACTAATCAAACTGATGTAGACCATAATAGGCCTTTATCTATAGGCACGGCTGCATCTTTGGCACCTAATGACCAGTAGGATACTCCTCCATCCAGCACCTAATATTAGCTTGTGCTATATAAGAAATCAGAGGTGCTATTGCAGCATAGTGGTAACATGTATATTTAGGCTTTACAGGTATCATGCATTTCCAGAGTTGTACATAGGTAGGTGTAGTAAGTGATGCAACCTCTCCGCACAGGTTACTTTTTTAATGGGTGCGAGGTGCTTTGCATATTATTATAAATGGCCGGAAGGGTTTTGGAGTGTTCAATCTTTGTGTGAAAAGTGCttgtttctttttttattttgttggTGCCTCTGGAAATGTCACAAGTTTTGGATAGAAAGGCTCATGGACTGACTTTGCGCTTGGGAAGTTGCTTAATGCCAACAATGGCACGAGTTATTTTGGTTTTCCTTCCATCTCGAGAACAGGCATTCTATTATGTCTATGACCGTAGGCTTATTAGCCCTGATACGGATTCGAGGATTTGGGGTTGTCTAAGCATGTGTGGCCAACTTTGGCTTGCTATGGGTGAAGTCATGGTTCCCAAAGGTGACAGGGAAATCTAGTTTGATGATTCTAAAAACGAGTAGAAAAATAGACTGATTAACTGTAGACTGATTAGAGCCTTATTGTTCGTTGGAGAAGATCGATTTGACTTAATACCTCCTGCTTTTTGGTTCAGCCAACTATGAGGATCCCCTATCCAACAACCCAACTTATATAAAGGTTGGAGCCATAAACGTTAACCTTATTTCTTATTATTACAAACATTTTGTTCGTGCTTAATTGCGAAGAGCACAGCCAACATGAATAATGGGTAAATTAGAGGGCTAATTTGAAGAATGGACTCTTAACGGCGTTTCTATATCTTATATCATATGTAGGGCGATGAAACGCTGAGAGTATTGTTGTTTGCGTCCAGTTtaactctctttttctcttttccaacGTTATTCCAAGATTAGGATCCATTTTTTTAAATTGGCATGCATTGTAAGGTAGAATGAAAATTTCAAATACGGGATTTCCTCCAATATTTAAAAGGTATGTGAATTAGAGAAAGAATAAGGGTGGTCTCCTTGCAATATCATGTCAATATGGATATGGCATGCAATACATCTAAAAATAACTAAATGAGACGATTTTAGAGCCCGTTTTGCTTAGCTGATTTATAGTAGCTGATAAGTATTAGGTGCTGAAAAgtacttttaagtgctgaagctgatttaaaaaataagcagttacgtgtttggataaaagtgctgaaattaataataagcagctgAAGAACCGGGTttacgaagagttttgttttaaaaagaagtattttagggatagaataataaatattttggtcaaacctaaagtgcttataagctgaaatttgataagttgggagagaccaacttatgacttttggcttatA contains:
- the LOC104241637 gene encoding B3 domain-containing protein Os07g0563300 isoform X2, encoding MSSSAAPSSATKVCFNTNCNQFIERPKKGWRRRTGELADLCDRCASAYDDGKFCETFHLKTSGWRSCESCGKQIHCGCIVSFHTFVLLDAGGIECLSCARKSFILTPNPAWPPPSLFHPLQPERIKDVNNWNPIAGSGPVPWRQAPSLFNGSAIQNELQPRTPFLDATGSIDRLCLGERPSALSSDNSRKDSCEKLMNGKLKIGVPGTLENGYAGLNHEEPPKSCISGPPQLSYAKNDLSAPSFSLTIGSSCKNEPTDHSKVSISLQQQTTLSTPLGKQLGGHATVDYAGETQVRNSKTRVDGRGKHHLLPRYWPRITDEELQQISGDSNSVITPLFEKMLSASDAGRIGRLVLPKKCAEAYFPPISNPEGLPLKVQDLKGKEWMFQFRFWPNNNSRMYVLEGVTPCIQSMQLQAGDIVTFSRIEPEGKLVMGCRKASTTLTADQGSEACSNSNGVVTNGNVNTQSTKFSEEVLANSTKKGFSSTTHVAPADSTIGWAETKLSDDMAMEFLGNNRSIRCKRKSSTLGSKSKRLRIDNEDLVELKVTVVQAQGLMRPPSSDAPTVIVIEGCEFEEYEDAPIIGRPAIPSVDHLGEKIQWVQCEDCFKWRKVPDSALLPSRWTCSENSWDSERSVCSADQELTADHLRDLLPRINKAAKKMKASKQETDVEALDGLDALANLAILDEGETLPASSQATTKHPRHRPGCTCIVCIQPPSGKGPKHKQSCDCIVCKSVKRRFKTLMLKREKKLSEKEAEAACQKLQPQLAGQLLDAGDIQESNDDAGHFSPQRGELNNEGYADDPNYPNEKKSSALPFKGEIDLNAKPERDDELSPGSDSGSIMRILQVAAEQYVRHCENGSFTGNHENGDGTGETNPNNCVIVGGTNQTDVDHNRPLSIGTAASLAPNDQ
- the LOC104241637 gene encoding B3 domain-containing protein Os07g0563300 isoform X3, with the translated sequence MSSSAAPSSATKVCFNTNCNQFIERPKKGWRRRTGELADLCDRCASAYDDGKFCETFHLKTSGWRSCESCGKQIHCGCIVSFHTFVLLDAGGIECLSCARKSFILPERIKDVNNWNPIAGSGPVPWRQAPSLFNGSAIQNELQPRTPFLDATGSIDRLCLGERPSALSSDNSRKDSCEKLMNGKLKIGVPGTLENGYAGLNHEEPPKSCISGPPQLSYAKNDLSAPSFSLTIGSSCKNEPTDHSKVSISLQQQTTLSTPLGKQLGGHATVDYAGETQVRNSKTRVDGRGKHHLLPRYWPRITDEELQQISGDSNSVITPLFEKMLSASDAGRIGRLVLPKKCAEAYFPPISNPEGLPLKVQDLKGKEWMFQFRFWPNNNSRMYVLEGVTPCIQSMQLQAGDIVTFSRIEPEGKLVMGCRKASTTLTADQGSEACSNSNGVVTNGNVNTQSTKFSEEVLANSTKKGFSSTTHVAPADSTIGWAETKLSDDMAMEFLGNNRSIRCKRKSSTLGSKSKRLRIDNEDLVELKVTVVQAQGLMRPPSSDAPTVIVIEGCEFEEYEQDAPIIGRPAIPSVDHLGEKIQWVQCEDCFKWRKVPDSALLPSRWTCSENSWDSERSVCSADQELTADHLRDLLPRINKAAKKMKASKQETDVEALDGLDALANLAILDEGETLPASSQATTKHPRHRPGCTCIVCIQPPSGKGPKHKQSCDCIVCKSVKRRFKTLMLKREKKLSEKEAEAACQKLQPQLAGQLLDAGDIQESNDDAGHFSPQRGELNNEGYADDPNYPNEKKSSALPFKGEIDLNAKPERDDELSPGSDSGSIMRILQVAAEQYVRHCENGSFTGNHENGDGTGETNPNNCVIVGGTNQTDVDHNRPLSIGTAASLAPNDQ
- the LOC104241637 gene encoding B3 domain-containing protein Os07g0563300 isoform X1, with product MSSSAAPSSATKVCFNTNCNQFIERPKKGWRRRTGELADLCDRCASAYDDGKFCETFHLKTSGWRSCESCGKQIHCGCIVSFHTFVLLDAGGIECLSCARKSFILTPNPAWPPPSLFHPLQPERIKDVNNWNPIAGSGPVPWRQAPSLFNGSAIQNELQPRTPFLDATGSIDRLCLGERPSALSSDNSRKDSCEKLMNGKLKIGVPGTLENGYAGLNHEEPPKSCISGPPQLSYAKNDLSAPSFSLTIGSSCKNEPTDHSKVSISLQQQTTLSTPLGKQLGGHATVDYAGETQVRNSKTRVDGRGKHHLLPRYWPRITDEELQQISGDSNSVITPLFEKMLSASDAGRIGRLVLPKKCAEAYFPPISNPEGLPLKVQDLKGKEWMFQFRFWPNNNSRMYVLEGVTPCIQSMQLQAGDIVTFSRIEPEGKLVMGCRKASTTLTADQGSEACSNSNGVVTNGNVNTQSTKFSEEVLANSTKKGFSSTTHVAPADSTIGWAETKLSDDMAMEFLGNNRSIRCKRKSSTLGSKSKRLRIDNEDLVELKVTVVQAQGLMRPPSSDAPTVIVIEGCEFEEYEQDAPIIGRPAIPSVDHLGEKIQWVQCEDCFKWRKVPDSALLPSRWTCSENSWDSERSVCSADQELTADHLRDLLPRINKAAKKMKASKQETDVEALDGLDALANLAILDEGETLPASSQATTKHPRHRPGCTCIVCIQPPSGKGPKHKQSCDCIVCKSVKRRFKTLMLKREKKLSEKEAEAACQKLQPQLAGQLLDAGDIQESNDDAGHFSPQRGELNNEGYADDPNYPNEKKSSALPFKGEIDLNAKPERDDELSPGSDSGSIMRILQVAAEQYVRHCENGSFTGNHENGDGTGETNPNNCVIVGGTNQTDVDHNRPLSIGTAASLAPNDQ